One segment of Niveibacterium microcysteis DNA contains the following:
- a CDS encoding oligopeptide/dipeptide ABC transporter ATP-binding protein — translation MSAPLLEVHDLQVQFQVGREGLLPWSAPRLLRAVNGVSFTLNAGETLGIVGESGCGKSSLARALIGLNRIAGGSVKLAGRELAGLPEADWQPLRADLQMIFQDPLSSLNPRMTIGDIIGEPLRTLRPGIGAQAVNAEVERVMARVGLQPNVINRYPHEFSGGQCQRVGIARALIVKPKLIICDEPVSALDVSIQAQVINLLMDLQQEDGLALVFIAHDLAVVRHISNRVLVMYLGRAMEMADADALFRAPAHPYTRALLSAVPIPDPARERSKAVQILEGDLPSPIAPPSGCVFRTRCPLAIEACSAAIPPLTAQGGSTHAVACTRAPLEPAG, via the coding sequence GTGAGCGCGCCCCTGCTTGAAGTTCACGACCTGCAAGTCCAATTCCAAGTCGGGCGAGAGGGCTTGCTGCCTTGGTCAGCACCGCGGCTGCTGCGGGCGGTCAACGGCGTGAGCTTTACCCTGAACGCCGGGGAAACACTGGGCATCGTCGGTGAGTCCGGCTGCGGCAAGAGTTCGCTCGCACGGGCACTGATCGGCCTTAACCGGATCGCAGGCGGCAGCGTGAAGCTGGCCGGGCGCGAGCTCGCTGGGTTGCCCGAAGCCGACTGGCAGCCGCTGCGCGCCGACCTGCAGATGATCTTTCAGGACCCGCTGTCTTCGCTGAACCCGCGTATGACCATCGGCGACATCATCGGCGAGCCCCTGCGCACGCTGCGCCCGGGCATCGGTGCGCAGGCGGTGAACGCTGAAGTGGAGCGCGTGATGGCGCGCGTCGGCCTGCAACCCAACGTGATCAACCGCTACCCGCATGAATTCTCGGGCGGCCAGTGCCAACGCGTCGGCATCGCGCGTGCGCTGATCGTCAAGCCGAAGCTGATCATCTGCGACGAACCGGTGTCGGCGCTGGATGTGTCGATCCAGGCCCAGGTCATCAACCTGCTGATGGATCTGCAGCAGGAAGACGGCCTCGCACTGGTCTTCATCGCCCACGACCTGGCGGTGGTGCGTCACATCTCAAACCGCGTGCTGGTGATGTATCTCGGCCGCGCGATGGAGATGGCCGATGCCGACGCGCTGTTCCGCGCACCAGCCCATCCCTATACCCGCGCTCTGCTCTCCGCTGTCCCGATCCCGGACCCGGCACGCGAGCGCAGCAAGGCAGTGCAGATCCTCGAGGGCGACCTGCCAAGCCCGATTGCGCCGCCCTCTGGCTGCGTGTTCCGCACCCGCTGCCCGCTCGCCATCGAAGCCTGTAGCGCAGCGATACCGCCTCTGACCGCCCAGGGCGGCAGCACCCATGCGGTCGCCTGCACGCGCGCACCGCTTGAGCCGGCAGGCTGA
- a CDS encoding oligopeptide/dipeptide ABC transporter ATP-binding protein, giving the protein MDHTHAPSRSLPPEGALGGFGRPRAAGALLDVRNLNVRFATPEGEVAAVNDLSFSLQEGESLGIVGESGSGKSQTAFALMGLLARNGLATGEVLYGGANLLALSEAELNTRRGAEIAMIYQDPMTALNPYLTVGDQLTEVLRFHKGLDRKAALAESARMLDAVKIAESKKRLTMYPHEFSGGMRQRVVIAMALLCRPKLLIADEPTTALDVTVQAQILRLLQDLRRDFRTAVIMITHDLGVVAGVCDQVLVMYAGRVMEQGPAEALFAQPSHPYTMGLLHAVPRMDHQHGSDRLATIPGNPPNLLALPPGCPFAPRCVERDTACLAPAPLTAFGEGRRRACHRPLEQLRYTDATAAPAADSAQANDRRIAP; this is encoded by the coding sequence ATGGACCACACCCACGCTCCGTCCCGTTCGCTGCCCCCCGAGGGGGCGCTCGGCGGCTTCGGGCGGCCGCGCGCCGCCGGTGCCCTGCTCGACGTCCGCAACCTGAACGTCCGCTTCGCCACGCCGGAAGGCGAGGTCGCCGCGGTTAATGACCTCTCGTTCTCGCTGCAGGAAGGCGAATCGCTGGGTATCGTCGGCGAGTCCGGCTCCGGCAAAAGCCAGACTGCGTTTGCGCTGATGGGCCTGCTCGCGAGGAACGGGCTCGCCACCGGTGAAGTGCTCTACGGCGGCGCCAATCTGCTCGCGCTCTCGGAAGCCGAATTGAACACCCGCCGCGGGGCCGAGATCGCAATGATCTACCAGGACCCGATGACCGCGTTGAACCCCTACCTGACGGTCGGCGACCAACTCACCGAGGTACTGCGCTTCCACAAGGGGCTGGACCGCAAGGCCGCATTGGCGGAATCGGCGCGCATGCTGGATGCGGTGAAGATTGCAGAGTCGAAGAAGCGTCTGACCATGTACCCGCACGAGTTCTCTGGCGGTATGCGCCAGCGGGTCGTGATCGCGATGGCGCTGCTGTGCCGGCCGAAACTGCTGATCGCGGACGAACCGACCACCGCGCTCGACGTCACGGTGCAGGCGCAGATCCTGCGGCTGCTTCAGGATCTGCGGCGCGACTTCCGCACTGCAGTGATCATGATCACGCACGATCTGGGCGTGGTTGCCGGGGTCTGCGACCAGGTGCTGGTGATGTACGCCGGCCGCGTGATGGAACAGGGCCCGGCGGAAGCGCTGTTCGCGCAGCCCAGTCACCCCTACACGATGGGTCTGCTGCATGCGGTACCGCGGATGGATCACCAACACGGCAGTGACCGTCTCGCGACCATCCCCGGCAACCCGCCCAACCTGCTCGCGCTGCCGCCCGGTTGCCCGTTTGCGCCACGCTGTGTTGAACGCGACACCGCCTGCCTCGCCCCTGCCCCCCTCACCGCCTTTGGTGAGGGCCGTCGTCGTGCCTGCCATCGGCCACTCGAACAGCTTCGCTACACCGATGCCACCGCAGCACCCGCAGCCGATAGCGCGCAAGCCAACGATCGGAGGATCGCACCGTGA
- a CDS encoding COX15/CtaA family protein, producing MLRRLVLAALSLACIVIVLGAYVRLSDAGLGCPDWPGCYGQLSPHHAAEAISAAQADAPQGPVSMPKAWKEMVHRYLAATLGLMILGIAMLTWRRRREGAPLGLAAAIVGVVIFQGLLGKWTVTLLLKPAIVSGHLIGGMTTAALLAWLACRLAGLRRIDVPPAQAWLARAAFLALACQVVLGGWVSTNYAALACADLPTCHGQWWPETDFHNAFHLVRELGMTASGDLLSNAALTAIHLSHRGGALVAGALLAALAIALLRRTATRGLGALLLAALVLQISLGAANVLLSLPLPLAVMHNAGALVLVLVMVRINHAVRPRAVVVRRGRCLNENALA from the coding sequence ATGTTGCGCAGACTCGTTCTCGCCGCCCTCTCTCTGGCCTGCATCGTGATCGTGCTGGGCGCCTACGTCCGGCTGTCGGATGCGGGTCTCGGCTGCCCGGATTGGCCCGGTTGCTATGGCCAATTGAGTCCGCATCACGCGGCCGAAGCGATCTCTGCCGCGCAGGCCGACGCGCCACAGGGGCCGGTGTCGATGCCCAAGGCCTGGAAGGAGATGGTTCATCGCTATCTGGCGGCAACGCTTGGTCTGATGATCCTCGGCATTGCGATGCTGACCTGGCGCCGCCGTCGCGAGGGCGCGCCGCTGGGTCTTGCTGCGGCCATTGTTGGCGTGGTGATCTTTCAGGGGCTCCTGGGCAAATGGACGGTCACGCTCCTGCTGAAACCCGCGATTGTCAGCGGTCACCTGATCGGCGGCATGACCACCGCGGCGCTGCTCGCGTGGCTTGCCTGCCGGCTGGCGGGCTTGCGCCGCATCGACGTACCGCCGGCGCAAGCCTGGCTTGCCCGAGCTGCGTTTCTCGCGCTTGCGTGCCAGGTCGTTCTCGGCGGCTGGGTGAGCACGAACTACGCGGCACTGGCGTGCGCCGATCTGCCAACCTGTCACGGCCAGTGGTGGCCGGAGACCGACTTCCACAATGCGTTCCACCTCGTGCGCGAACTGGGCATGACAGCCAGCGGTGATCTGCTCTCAAACGCGGCGTTGACCGCGATTCACCTGAGTCATCGTGGCGGAGCGCTGGTGGCGGGGGCCTTGCTTGCCGCGCTGGCGATTGCGCTGCTGCGGCGTACCGCAACGCGCGGGCTCGGTGCGCTGCTGCTTGCAGCGCTGGTGCTGCAGATTTCGCTCGGTGCGGCCAACGTACTGTTGAGCCTGCCACTGCCGCTTGCGGTGATGCATAACGCCGGCGCTTTGGTGCTGGTGCTGGTGATGGTCCGGATCAATCACGCCGTGCGGCCGCGTGCCGTGGTGGTGCGTCGGGGGAGGTGCCTGAATGAGAACGCTCTCGCTTGA
- the rpoH gene encoding RNA polymerase sigma factor RpoH: MTTSLSFPVPSALGSLDQYVQAANRFPILTEAQELSLARKLRDEQDLEAARQLVLSHLRLVVSVARNYLGYGLPHGDLIQEGNVGLMKAVKRYDPDRGVRLVSFAIHWIKAEIHEYILKNWRLVKIATTKAQRKLFFNLRSMKSDSSTLTTGEVAEMARVLGVKPEEVREMETRFSGGDVALELGPEEDDDGRVAPIAYLADANAEPTAVLEARGRDRLQSEGLESALEALDERSRAIIRRRWLADDESATLQELASEYGVSAERIRQIEAKALQKMKGALAAYV, encoded by the coding sequence ATGACCACATCGCTGTCGTTCCCCGTCCCGTCCGCACTGGGCAGTCTGGATCAGTACGTTCAGGCGGCGAACCGGTTCCCGATCCTGACGGAAGCGCAGGAGCTTTCGCTCGCACGCAAACTGCGTGATGAACAGGATCTCGAGGCCGCGCGTCAGCTCGTGCTCTCGCACCTGCGGCTGGTGGTTTCGGTCGCCCGCAACTATCTCGGTTACGGCCTGCCGCACGGCGACCTGATCCAGGAAGGCAACGTCGGCCTGATGAAGGCCGTCAAACGCTACGACCCGGATCGCGGCGTACGTCTGGTGAGCTTTGCCATCCACTGGATCAAGGCCGAGATCCATGAGTACATTCTGAAGAACTGGCGCCTGGTGAAAATCGCTACCACCAAGGCGCAGCGCAAGCTGTTCTTCAACCTGCGCAGCATGAAGTCCGACAGCAGCACGCTGACCACCGGCGAAGTGGCCGAGATGGCGCGCGTGCTGGGCGTGAAGCCGGAAGAAGTGCGCGAGATGGAAACCCGCTTCTCGGGTGGTGATGTCGCGCTTGAACTGGGCCCGGAAGAGGATGACGACGGCCGGGTCGCGCCGATCGCCTATCTGGCCGACGCCAACGCCGAACCGACCGCCGTGCTCGAGGCGCGCGGCCGCGACCGCCTGCAAAGCGAAGGTTTGGAGAGCGCGCTGGAAGCGCTGGACGAACGTAGCCGCGCAATCATCCGCCGCCGCTGGCTGGCTGACGACGAAAGCGCGACGCTGCAAGAGCTGGCCTCCGAATACGGCGTCTCCGCCGAGCGTATTCGCCAGATCGAAGCCAAAGCACTGCAGAAGATGAAGGGCGCGCTGGCGGCTTACGTCTGA
- a CDS encoding DUF2909 domain-containing protein, producing MRVLVIVFLVLIVASLASALGFLLKDRGAGQRTAMALSIRVGMSLLLFLLLMASYHFGLINGRL from the coding sequence ATGCGCGTTCTGGTGATCGTGTTTCTGGTGCTGATCGTGGCAAGCCTGGCTTCCGCGCTGGGCTTCCTGCTCAAGGACCGCGGTGCCGGTCAGCGCACCGCGATGGCCTTGTCGATTCGGGTTGGCATGTCCTTGCTGCTATTCCTGTTGCTGATGGCGAGCTATCACTTCGGCCTGATCAACGGCAGGCTCTGA
- the oppB gene encoding oligopeptide ABC transporter permease OppB, which translates to MLKFILRRLLLEALPTLLVLVTVTFFLIRLAPGGPFSSEANMPPEVMAAIAAKYRLDQPAWQQYLGYLADLARGDFGPSFKYKDFTVNDLVWAAAPVSFRLGLMAFVVAVVVGIAAGVTAALRQNSWVDYSVMGIAMIGVVLPNFVLAPVLALVFAIGLKWLPAGGWEGGKLIYVVLPVAVLCQHYISVIARITRGSMIEVLGSPFIRTARAKGLPAGYILRRHALRPALLPVISYLGPAFVGIITGSVVVETFFGIPGIGQLFVNGALNRDYPMVLGLTILIGTLTIFFNAVVDILYGFIDPRIRIH; encoded by the coding sequence ATGCTCAAGTTCATCCTCCGCCGCCTGCTGCTTGAAGCCTTGCCAACCCTGCTGGTGCTGGTGACGGTCACCTTCTTCCTGATCCGCCTGGCGCCCGGCGGCCCGTTCTCGTCGGAGGCGAACATGCCGCCCGAGGTGATGGCTGCCATCGCGGCCAAGTACCGACTCGACCAGCCCGCCTGGCAGCAGTACCTCGGTTACCTCGCCGACCTGGCGCGCGGCGACTTCGGCCCCTCGTTCAAGTACAAGGACTTCACTGTCAACGATCTGGTGTGGGCCGCCGCGCCAGTGAGCTTCCGCCTGGGCTTGATGGCCTTCGTCGTCGCGGTCGTGGTCGGCATTGCAGCGGGTGTGACCGCCGCGCTGCGGCAGAACAGTTGGGTCGATTATTCGGTGATGGGGATTGCGATGATCGGCGTAGTGCTGCCGAACTTCGTGCTCGCGCCGGTGCTGGCGCTGGTCTTCGCAATCGGCCTCAAGTGGTTGCCCGCCGGCGGCTGGGAGGGCGGCAAGCTGATCTACGTGGTGCTGCCGGTGGCGGTGCTGTGCCAGCACTACATCTCGGTAATCGCCCGCATCACCCGCGGCAGCATGATCGAAGTGCTCGGCAGCCCCTTCATCCGCACGGCACGCGCCAAAGGCCTGCCGGCGGGCTACATCCTGCGCCGGCATGCGCTGCGCCCGGCGCTGCTGCCGGTGATCTCCTACCTCGGCCCCGCCTTCGTCGGCATCATCACCGGCTCGGTGGTGGTCGAGACCTTCTTCGGCATCCCCGGCATCGGACAGCTCTTCGTCAACGGCGCACTGAACCGGGACTACCCGATGGTGCTCGGGCTGACGATCCTGATTGGTACGCTGACGATCTTCTTCAACGCGGTGGTCGACATCCTGTACGGCTTCATCGACCCGCGCATCCGCATCCACTGA
- the cyoE gene encoding heme o synthase, with translation MRTLSLEFAQPLADRLRAFGALTKFRVNLLIVFCAVIGMFLAVPGGLPNAATVIAATLGIACVAGAAAAINCLIEQKIDAVMARTRARPLPRGVLTPAETLAFSGLLGGFGLTVLWQAVNPLTMWLTLATFVGYAVIYTVLLKPYTPQNIVIGGASGAMPPVLGWAAVTGEVSADACLLFLIIFAWTPPHFWALALYRTQEYARAGLPMLPVTHGSEYTRLQVLLYTLILFAVTLLPYATKMSGLPYLVAAVGLGAGFIRYGWRLWVDYSDALARRAFRYSIVYLSALFAALLIDHYL, from the coding sequence ATGAGAACGCTCTCGCTTGAATTTGCTCAGCCACTGGCCGATCGTTTGCGCGCCTTCGGTGCGCTGACGAAATTCCGCGTCAACCTGTTGATCGTGTTCTGCGCGGTGATCGGCATGTTCCTCGCGGTGCCAGGGGGGCTACCCAATGCCGCGACGGTGATCGCCGCCACGCTGGGGATCGCTTGCGTGGCTGGCGCGGCGGCCGCGATCAATTGCCTCATCGAGCAGAAGATCGACGCCGTGATGGCGCGCACGCGCGCACGACCGCTGCCGCGCGGCGTGCTGACACCGGCTGAGACGCTGGCGTTCTCGGGCCTGCTGGGCGGCTTCGGTCTGACCGTGCTGTGGCAGGCGGTCAACCCCCTGACCATGTGGCTGACACTCGCGACCTTCGTCGGCTATGCGGTGATCTACACCGTGCTGCTGAAGCCCTACACACCGCAGAACATCGTGATCGGTGGCGCATCGGGGGCGATGCCGCCGGTGCTCGGCTGGGCCGCGGTGACCGGTGAGGTCTCGGCCGATGCCTGCCTCCTGTTCCTGATCATCTTCGCTTGGACGCCGCCTCACTTCTGGGCGCTCGCCTTGTACCGGACCCAGGAGTACGCCCGCGCCGGTTTGCCGATGCTGCCGGTAACCCACGGTTCGGAATACACCCGCTTGCAGGTGCTGCTCTACACCCTGATCCTGTTCGCGGTAACGCTGCTGCCGTATGCGACCAAGATGAGCGGCTTGCCCTACCTCGTCGCCGCTGTCGGTCTGGGCGCTGGCTTCATCCGCTATGGCTGGCGACTCTGGGTGGACTACTCGGACGCACTGGCGCGGCGCGCCTTCCGCTATTCGATCGTGTATCTTTCAGCGCTGTTCGCCGCCCTGCTGATCGACCACTACCTGTGA
- the oppC gene encoding oligopeptide ABC transporter permease OppC, with the protein MHSPSHAPSAPTLVERLARPLPPLPGLDDTLSQSIRGRSLWADARRRFLRNRAALASLVILTVIVLLCAFGALPSPHAFDEPDFDNMHVAPATDTAHWFGTDNLGRDLYVRTLLGGRISLMVGALGALVAVLIGTLYGATAGFLGGKTDSVMMRFLEILASFPVMFLVILLMTFFGRELWLIFLAIGAVSWLDMARIVRGQTLSLKRKEFVEAARVCGVSRWGIITRHIVPNVLGIVAVYATLLVPSMILFESFLSYLGLGVQEPMTSWGALLEQGAKSIEAAPWELGFPAAFLVTTLFCFNFIGDGLRDALDPKDR; encoded by the coding sequence ATGCATTCGCCTTCCCACGCGCCGTCGGCGCCCACCTTGGTCGAACGCCTCGCGCGACCGCTGCCGCCGCTACCCGGGCTCGACGACACCCTGTCGCAAAGCATCCGGGGTCGCAGCCTGTGGGCCGATGCCCGCCGACGCTTCCTGCGCAACCGCGCAGCGCTCGCGAGCCTGGTGATCCTCACCGTGATCGTGCTGCTGTGTGCCTTTGGCGCCTTGCCGTCGCCGCACGCCTTTGACGAGCCGGATTTCGACAACATGCACGTCGCCCCCGCCACCGACACCGCACACTGGTTCGGCACCGACAACCTGGGGCGCGACCTCTATGTACGCACCCTGCTCGGCGGCCGCATCTCGCTGATGGTCGGCGCCCTCGGCGCGCTGGTCGCTGTGCTGATCGGCACGCTCTACGGCGCGACCGCCGGTTTCCTGGGCGGCAAGACCGATAGCGTGATGATGCGCTTCCTCGAGATTCTCGCCAGCTTCCCGGTGATGTTCCTGGTAATCCTGCTGATGACCTTCTTCGGTCGCGAGTTGTGGCTGATCTTCCTCGCGATCGGCGCGGTCAGCTGGCTGGACATGGCGCGCATCGTGCGCGGCCAGACCCTGTCGCTCAAGCGCAAGGAATTCGTCGAGGCGGCGCGAGTCTGCGGCGTGTCGCGCTGGGGCATCATCACCCGGCACATCGTGCCCAACGTGCTGGGCATCGTAGCGGTGTATGCCACGCTGCTGGTGCCCTCGATGATCCTGTTCGAGAGCTTCCTCTCGTACCTCGGGCTTGGCGTGCAGGAGCCGATGACCTCATGGGGCGCACTGCTCGAACAGGGCGCCAAGTCGATCGAGGCCGCGCCCTGGGAGCTGGGCTTCCCGGCCGCTTTCCTCGTCACCACGCTGTTCTGCTTCAACTTCATTGGCGACGGCCTGCGCGACGCGCTGGATCCGAAGGACCGCTGA
- a CDS encoding SURF1 family protein — translation MSHSGMVVTQCSSAPAASASRRASLRRALALLTGLAFCVLCLGLGRWQLQRAEFKAALAAAHAAAGSAQPLPPSADAAHYDGARVVVSGKWLIDRTVWIDNRTHAGRAGVHVLTPLALADGSWLFVNRGWAPMPGDRRQLPLPSLPSGAAQALIGVAVQPATGGYTLAGGDARDALWSRIDVAQMQRWAGAAKVYPLVLQLESNVGDGLVREWAPPAFGPEKHRGYALQWFLLAALAAGLTLWFGWRSLRRDEA, via the coding sequence ATGTCTCACTCCGGAATGGTTGTCACGCAGTGTAGTTCAGCCCCGGCGGCGTCGGCCAGCCGGCGTGCGTCGCTGCGCCGCGCGCTGGCACTGCTGACTGGCCTGGCGTTCTGCGTGCTGTGTCTGGGTTTGGGGCGCTGGCAATTGCAGCGTGCCGAGTTCAAGGCAGCGCTCGCCGCTGCCCATGCTGCAGCAGGTTCGGCACAGCCGCTACCACCGTCTGCCGACGCGGCGCACTACGACGGCGCTCGTGTGGTGGTGAGCGGGAAGTGGTTGATCGACCGCACCGTCTGGATCGACAACCGAACCCACGCCGGCCGCGCAGGCGTCCATGTGCTTACGCCGCTCGCGCTCGCCGACGGCAGCTGGCTGTTCGTAAACAGGGGTTGGGCGCCCATGCCGGGCGATCGTCGTCAGTTGCCATTGCCGTCATTGCCAAGCGGCGCGGCACAGGCACTGATCGGGGTGGCGGTGCAGCCTGCGACCGGCGGCTACACGCTCGCGGGCGGCGATGCCCGCGACGCGCTGTGGTCGCGCATCGATGTTGCCCAGATGCAGCGGTGGGCAGGCGCAGCAAAGGTCTACCCGCTGGTGCTGCAACTCGAAAGCAATGTGGGTGATGGCCTCGTGCGCGAGTGGGCGCCACCTGCGTTCGGGCCGGAGAAGCACCGCGGGTACGCGCTGCAATGGTTCTTGCTCGCAGCCCTCGCTGCGGGGCTGACGCTGTGGTTTGGATGGAGGAGTTTGCGACGTGATGAAGCCTGA
- a CDS encoding SCO family protein translates to MRRRFLAVLAAALLGGCGVSDAPKFHATDITGADYAKAFTLTDQHGKPRTLAEFKGKAVTVFFGYTQCPDVCPTNLSTMAQVVKLLGADGERLQVVFVTVDPERDTQQLLSEYMPAFHPTFLGLRGDAATTERVMKDFRIFAQKQGDIAGGNYTVDHTAGTYAYDPQGRLRLYIRHGETPQNIADDLRLLIAGK, encoded by the coding sequence ATGCGCCGCCGCTTTCTTGCCGTGCTCGCAGCCGCCCTGTTAGGCGGCTGCGGCGTTTCTGACGCCCCGAAATTCCACGCCACCGACATCACCGGGGCGGACTATGCGAAAGCCTTTACGCTGACCGACCAGCATGGCAAACCGCGCACGCTCGCCGAATTCAAGGGCAAGGCGGTCACCGTCTTCTTTGGCTACACCCAATGCCCGGACGTCTGCCCGACCAATCTCTCGACGATGGCTCAGGTCGTGAAGCTGCTGGGGGCCGATGGCGAGCGCCTGCAGGTGGTCTTCGTCACGGTTGATCCGGAGCGCGATACCCAGCAACTGCTGTCCGAATACATGCCCGCCTTCCACCCCACTTTCCTCGGCCTGCGGGGTGATGCCGCAACGACCGAGCGTGTGATGAAAGACTTCCGCATCTTCGCGCAGAAGCAGGGGGACATCGCGGGCGGCAACTACACGGTGGATCACACTGCCGGCACCTATGCCTACGATCCGCAGGGTCGTTTGCGGCTGTACATCCGCCACGGCGAGACACCGCAGAACATCGCCGACGATCTGCGCCTCCTGATCGCGGGCAAGTAA
- a CDS encoding FecR family protein → MREWRADGGLRWVCALIGALCLMAQASAEVPDPPGRVGRVSYVEGRIEAWTADSQDWAPINVNMPVTSGIGLWTATDGRAEVRIGSTSVRLDADSQLNFDRVDDAAIALEVRRGVARVRLRSLPDDDQLVMSAGGVRVEAQRAGDYALEYDPGSRRAWVSVFAGRARVSGIAERLTVLAGQRVELDAVALRLVASEEAGRSSFDEWAERRDREQDRLASSRYVSPEMTGIEALDGHGRWEEDSRYGPLWYPVAVAPGWAPYRYGHWAWVAPWGWTWIDDAPWGFAPFHYGRWIMIGGRWGWAPGSYVARPVYAPALVGFYGGAPGFSISVRLGPVVGWFPLAPFEVYRPVYTYSETYIQRINITHVTRMPPMPGGPNGDYPRRPIDYRYGAQRDAATFVSRDDFFRQRPIQHGQGGVNTDVIRHLPIGGAPPPPPGVTPRPPRGPGGGDMPVPDPRPSGGPGPQSMPPRIPGDPQRGDLPRYPIGDPRRAPQGWGGERAAPPAPVDRPAPAAPPTRSAPMPTIPIERDVRPQSAPPQRQPGMPNIGPQQNQPGVVPGMPRQGGEASRSDSAVMPRGSEGAPPRRWPPAPGSEQPAAPQPHGNPPRSMPMPGVSGVSGAEAQHAAPRPRVPEGRPVEPRADRQAMPAVGPQAPRAPEGGGNRAHEPREHGRPEQDRPRRPGQQSE, encoded by the coding sequence ATGCGGGAGTGGCGAGCAGACGGCGGCTTGCGTTGGGTGTGTGCGCTCATCGGCGCGCTCTGCCTCATGGCGCAGGCATCGGCCGAGGTGCCGGACCCGCCGGGGCGGGTCGGCCGGGTCAGCTATGTCGAAGGTCGGATCGAGGCATGGACAGCCGATAGTCAGGACTGGGCACCGATCAATGTGAACATGCCGGTAACGTCCGGCATCGGGCTCTGGACCGCGACGGATGGTCGCGCAGAAGTCCGTATCGGGAGTACTTCGGTTCGGCTGGATGCCGATTCACAACTCAATTTTGACCGCGTCGACGATGCAGCCATCGCGCTTGAAGTGCGACGCGGCGTGGCACGTGTGCGCCTGCGCAGCCTGCCGGATGACGATCAGCTCGTGATGAGTGCCGGTGGTGTGCGTGTCGAGGCGCAACGCGCGGGCGACTATGCTCTGGAGTACGACCCTGGCTCACGCCGTGCCTGGGTCTCCGTGTTTGCCGGCCGTGCGCGTGTCAGCGGAATTGCCGAGCGGCTTACCGTGCTTGCCGGCCAACGCGTTGAGTTGGATGCGGTAGCGCTGCGCCTTGTGGCGTCGGAAGAAGCTGGTCGCAGCAGCTTTGATGAATGGGCCGAGCGTCGTGACCGCGAACAGGATCGGCTTGCGTCGAGCCGCTATGTGTCGCCCGAGATGACCGGCATCGAAGCGCTGGATGGTCACGGCCGCTGGGAGGAAGACAGCCGCTACGGCCCGCTGTGGTACCCGGTGGCGGTGGCGCCCGGTTGGGCGCCTTACCGTTACGGCCACTGGGCGTGGGTGGCACCTTGGGGCTGGACCTGGATCGACGACGCCCCCTGGGGCTTTGCGCCCTTCCACTATGGCCGCTGGATCATGATCGGTGGGCGCTGGGGGTGGGCACCGGGCAGCTATGTTGCGCGGCCGGTCTATGCGCCGGCGCTGGTCGGCTTTTACGGTGGCGCGCCGGGCTTCTCGATCAGTGTTCGTCTCGGCCCGGTCGTCGGTTGGTTCCCGCTTGCGCCCTTCGAGGTGTACCGCCCGGTCTACACCTACAGCGAGACCTACATCCAGCGTATCAACATCACGCACGTCACACGCATGCCGCCGATGCCGGGCGGCCCGAATGGCGACTACCCGCGCCGGCCGATCGACTACCGCTATGGCGCGCAGCGCGACGCCGCAACCTTTGTGTCGCGTGACGACTTCTTCCGCCAACGCCCGATACAGCATGGTCAGGGCGGGGTGAACACGGATGTCATTCGGCACTTGCCGATCGGTGGCGCGCCGCCCCCACCGCCGGGCGTCACGCCGCGTCCGCCGCGCGGTCCGGGCGGGGGTGACATGCCAGTACCGGATCCGCGCCCGTCCGGCGGGCCGGGGCCGCAGTCGATGCCGCCTCGTATTCCGGGGGATCCGCAGCGCGGTGACCTGCCGCGCTATCCGATCGGCGATCCGCGTCGGGCGCCGCAGGGCTGGGGCGGCGAGCGTGCCGCGCCGCCAGCGCCGGTTGATCGGCCAGCCCCGGCGGCACCGCCAACGCGTAGCGCCCCGATGCCAACGATACCGATCGAGCGCGACGTGCGGCCACAATCCGCGCCGCCGCAGCGCCAGCCGGGCATGCCTAACATCGGGCCACAACAGAACCAGCCCGGCGTCGTACCGGGCATGCCGAGGCAAGGGGGCGAGGCGAGCCGTTCCGATTCGGCAGTGATGCCGCGCGGCAGCGAGGGGGCGCCGCCCCGGCGTTGGCCGCCCGCACCGGGCAGCGAACAGCCGGCAGCGCCGCAGCCGCACGGCAATCCGCCGCGCTCGATGCCCATGCCAGGGGTGTCGGGCGTGTCCGGCGCAGAGGCGCAGCACGCGGCGCCACGCCCGCGCGTGCCGGAAGGGCGGCCGGTAGAACCGCGCGCCGATCGCCAGGCGATGCCGGCCGTCGGCCCGCAGGCGCCGCGCGCGCCTGAAGGCGGCGGCAATCGCGCGCACGAGCCACGCGAACACGGGCGACCGGAGCAGGATCGGCCGCGCCGCCCTGGGCAGCAAAGCGAGTAG